Proteins encoded in a region of the Gopherus flavomarginatus isolate rGopFla2 chromosome 19, rGopFla2.mat.asm, whole genome shotgun sequence genome:
- the LOC127037469 gene encoding claudin-4-like, with product MTVMPVQMGGLALSVLGWLGTILTCALPMWKVTAFIGSNIIVAQVFWEGLWMNCVYESTGQMQCKVYDSLLDLSSDLQAARALVVVSIVVSFLALLIAIFGAECTRCVDDKGAKAKISITAGAVFILAGIGLLIPVSWSANTIISNFYNPMVPEALKRELGASLYVGWASSALLVFGGATLCCSCPPSQDAPYPMKYKAVKHSSLGSYALKNYV from the coding sequence ATGACGGTGATGCCTGTGCAGATGGGGGGCCTGGCCCTGTcggtgctgggctggctgggcaCCATCCTGACCTGTGCGCTGCCCATGTGGAAGGTGACGGCCTTCATTGGCTCCAACATCATCGTGGCCCAGGTGTTCTGGGAGGGGCTGTGGATGAACTGTGTGTACGAGAGCACAGGCCAAATGCAGTGCAAGGTCTACGACTCGCTGCTGGACCTCTCCTCAGACCTCCAGGCAGCCCGAGCCCTAGTTGTGGTCTCCATTGTGGTGTCCTTCCTTGCCCTCCTTATTGCCATCTTTGGGGCTGAGTGCACCAGGTGCGTCGATGACAAGGGAGCCAAGGCCAAGATCTCCATCACCGCTGGGGCTGTTTTCATTCTGGCCGGGATTGGGCTGCTCATCCCTGTGTCCTGGTCAGCCAACACCATCATCAGCAACTTCTACAATCCCATGGTTCCAGAGGCTTTAAAGAGGGAGTTGGGGGCttccctctatgtgggctgggcCTCAAGTGCCCTCTTGGTGTTTGGGGGGGCcaccctgtgctgctcctgcccccccagccaagATGCGCCATACCCCATGAAGTACAAAGCAGTGAAGCACTCCAGCCTGGGGAGCTATGCCCTTAAGAACTATGTGTGA